The genomic DNA ATTGGGCTTCAGTAGTTCCCCAATAAGAACCTATCCATAATCCTGCTAATCCAAAAGTTATAGCAATCAATATAATCCACCCTATAAAACTCAATATTAATAAAATATATTTTTTCCTATACCCATCAATTAAATTTTTACTCTCTTTTAAAGCAGTAGTCATTTTAATATCAGGATTATCTATAACAATATATCTTGCCATAGAATAATCTATATACTTTCTAATTATCATTAAAGTTCCTAATATAATTATTATACTTCCAATGGTCAAAAAAGTTCCAGCTAATTCTCCTAGCATTGTTATAAAAACTGTAGTAAATAGTATACATATAAACCCTACAAAATAAAATAATGCTCCCCATATAAACATAAAAAACGAGTAGACAACTCCATAATTAAAAGCAATATTTAATTTCTTTGTGAAAAACTCCATATAGTTATTAAAGTCTAATTTATCTTCTATTTTTTCTAATTTATAAAAGCATGATGTCCACCCTATATATCCAGCACTTGTAATACCTATTACTACAAAAGCTAAAATAATATTTATAATGGCAGATAAAAATGGTTGATATGGATTAAAAAATATAGAGGATATAAAATTTCTTATAACTCCAGATGCCATCATTATTAAGAAAAATATAAGATTTACTAGAATCCCATCTTTCCACTTTCCTTTTAATAATAATAATGCCCGTTCTTTTAAAGTTGATATTGTGATAGTTCCCATAAAACATTCCCCCTTGTTTATGTTTCCATCTATTTTATTTATTTCTATTTTCTATATATTCTGCTAATTGTATTAACATACTACTTTTTTCAATTCCAAATTCTTTTATAATTATATTCTTAGCTTCCTCTACTGTTTCATGTAAAAGTTTTTTACTATTTTCTAAGCCTATAATTGAAGGATATGTTGATTTATCATGTTCTAAGTCACTTCCTACTGGCTTTCCAATACTTTCAAAATCTCCCTCAATATCAAGAATATCATCTTTTATTTGAAATGCAAGTCCAATAAGATCTGCATATTTAGTTAAAGTTTCTTTTTCTTTATTAGTTGCACTAGCAATTATACAAGCACATTCTACTGGCAACTTTAATAATTTTCCAGTTTTATGGCTATGCATATATTTTAAAGTTTCTATATCTATCTTTTTTCCTTCACTTTCAATATCTACCATTTGTCCACCAATCATTCCATTTATACCAGCATAATCAGATGTTAATTTTACAATCTCAACTATGCTACTAGCTGGAAGATGGTTATTTTTTTGTGTCAATATATAAAATGAATGAGTTAATAGTGCATCTCCTATTAATATTCCTTGTGCTTCTCCAAATTTTTTATGTGTAGTTAGTTTTCCACGTCTATAATCATCATTATCAAGAGCTGGCAAATCATCATGTACAAGTGAATAAGAATGGATCATTTCAATTGCGGATGCTGTTGCTAATCCTTTTTCCATATCAGATCCTAATATATCTAAAGTCATAAAAAGAAGTATAGGACGCAATCTTTTTCCGCCATTTAATACGGCATATTTCATTCCTTGAGCTATAACCGGAGGATACGTTAACTCACTTAAATAGTCATCTATTCCCTTTTCTACAAGTTTTTTTCCATTTTGAAGATACTCGTTAAATAGCATCTTATACCTCCTCAAGTTCTATATCACCACTATTACTTTCAATAACTTTTAAAACTTTTCCTTCTGCCTGGTTTAAAATATCAGAAGAGTTTTTTAATAATTTCATAGCTTTTTCATAAGCTTTTATAGAATCATCTAACGACAATTCACCACTTTCTAATTGTTCAATGATTTCATCTACAGATTTTAAATTGTTTTCAAAATTATCTTTACCCCTCATATTTATCTCTCCTTTTTCAGATTATCTAGTATAAAATGTTATACATTTTTTACCATATTTTCTTTCATCGGCTTTTTTAAATTCTCCTATTTCATTTGCCATCTCTTCAAATAGATGATGTTCACAAATAATAAGTCCACCTTCTGCTAAAAGTTCATACTTTTGTATATGTTTTAACACTCTTGTACAAACTTCATCTTTATAAGGCGGATCCATAAAAATAATGTCAAATTTTTCCCCTTTTCTAGCTAATATTTCTATTGCTCTAAACACATCATTTTTATAAGCTCTACATCTATCATCATATCCAAGATTATTAACATTTTCTATAAGAAACTTTAAAGCTTCACTATCTTTTTCTATCATTATAGCTTTTTTAGCCCCTCTACTCAAGGCTTCTAAAGAAATACTTCCACTTCCACTGAAAAGATCTAAAAATCTTGAGTCAGGAACATATGGAGCAATTATAGAAAATAGTGATTCTTTCATACTTCCAAGTGTTGGTCTTGTCTCTTTTCCTTTTCTAGTTTTTAACTTTTTATTTTTTGCATCTCCTGCAATTATTCTCATTATATCACCTCATTAATAGATGAACATAGCATCTCCAAAACTGAAAAAATGATATTTTTCTTCAACTGCAGTCCTATATACATCTAACATAAATTCTCTAGTTGAAAATGCTGAAACTAGCATCAATAGAGTTGATTTTGGTAGATGGAAATTTGTTATTAACGCATCTACTACTTTAAATTTATATCCAGGATAAATAAATATTTCTGTACTATTTTTTTGAGCTATAACTTTTCCATTACTATCAACAGAAGATTCTAAAGCTCTAGTGCTTGTTGTTCCTACAGAAATTATTCTTCTTCCTTCTTCCTTTGCTTTATTAATAATATTTGCTGCTTCTACAGGAATTTCAAAATTTTCTTCATGCATTTTATGCTCTAATACATCTTCAGTTTGTACAGGTCTAAATGTACCTAATCCAACCTCTAAAAATATATCTACAATTTTTATTCCTTTTTTTTCTATTCTATCTAAAAGTTCTTCTGTAAAATGAAGTCCTGCAGTAGGTGCTGCTACTGATTCACCTTTTTGTGCATAGACAGTTTGATATCTATCTTTATTCTTTAATTTTTCAACTATATAAGGTGGAAGGGGCATACTTCCTAATTTATCTAATACTTCTTCAAAAGAACCCTCATAAGAAAATTTAAGAACTCTATTTCCATCATCTTTAATTTCTATAAGCTCAGCTATTAATTCTTTATTTGTCCCTATATATAATTTTTGACCTAATTTTAATTTTTTAGCTGGTTTTAAAAGACATTCCCATGTATCAAGATCAATTCTTTTTATAAGTAAAACTTCTAATACTCCTCCAGTTTCTTTATGTCCAAAAAGTCTTGCTGGAATAACTTTAGTTGAATTTCTTACTAAAATATCTCCCTCATGAAGATAATCTATTATATCATAAAAATGTTTGTGCTCTACTGTATGATCTTTTCTATTTACAAGCATAAGTCTAGCATGATCTCTTGGCTCTCTTGGACTTTGCCCTATTAACTCTTCTGGAAGATGATAATCATAGTCATGTAATTTTGTTGACATTATTTTTCCTCGCTTTTCCTTCCTATTACTACTCTTTCAATATCTCCATAATCTTTCACTATAGAGATAATTTCAAAAGAATTTTCTCTCATTATTTCACTTACCTTTTGAGCTTGATTATAACCAACTTCAAAAGCTAAATACCCATTTTCTACAAGATAATTTCCTGCTTCTTTAGATATTCGTTCATAAAATAAATACCCATCGTTATTATCTGTCAATGCATTTTTAGGTTCATATTTTAAAACCTCTGGCATAAGAGTATTATACTCTTCAACAGGTATATATGGTGGATTTGAAACTATCAAATCAAATCTTGCACTTTTATATTTATCTTCTTTTAAAATGTCAAAGACATCAGATTTTAAAAACTTTACATTACTAGCCTTATTTAAATCTCTATTTTCCTTTGCAACTTCTAAAGCTTTTTCACTAATATCCAATCCTAAAACTTGTGCATTTGAAACTTCTTTTCCTAGAGATATAGCTATAGCTCCACTTCCAGTACCAATATCACATACTTTAGGCTTTTC from Fusobacterium hominis includes the following:
- the rsmD gene encoding 16S rRNA (guanine(966)-N(2))-methyltransferase RsmD; protein product: MRIIAGDAKNKKLKTRKGKETRPTLGSMKESLFSIIAPYVPDSRFLDLFSGSGSISLEALSRGAKKAIMIEKDSEALKFLIENVNNLGYDDRCRAYKNDVFRAIEILARKGEKFDIIFMDPPYKDEVCTRVLKHIQKYELLAEGGLIICEHHLFEEMANEIGEFKKADERKYGKKCITFYTR
- the queA gene encoding tRNA preQ1(34) S-adenosylmethionine ribosyltransferase-isomerase QueA, yielding MSTKLHDYDYHLPEELIGQSPREPRDHARLMLVNRKDHTVEHKHFYDIIDYLHEGDILVRNSTKVIPARLFGHKETGGVLEVLLIKRIDLDTWECLLKPAKKLKLGQKLYIGTNKELIAELIEIKDDGNRVLKFSYEGSFEEVLDKLGSMPLPPYIVEKLKNKDRYQTVYAQKGESVAAPTAGLHFTEELLDRIEKKGIKIVDIFLEVGLGTFRPVQTEDVLEHKMHEENFEIPVEAANIINKAKEEGRRIISVGTTSTRALESSVDSNGKVIAQKNSTEIFIYPGYKFKVVDALITNFHLPKSTLLMLVSAFSTREFMLDVYRTAVEEKYHFFSFGDAMFIY
- a CDS encoding DUF975 family protein; this translates as MGTITISTLKERALLLLKGKWKDGILVNLIFFLIMMASGVIRNFISSIFFNPYQPFLSAIINIILAFVVIGITSAGYIGWTSCFYKLEKIEDKLDFNNYMEFFTKKLNIAFNYGVVYSFFMFIWGALFYFVGFICILFTTVFITMLGELAGTFLTIGSIIIILGTLMIIRKYIDYSMARYIVIDNPDIKMTTALKESKNLIDGYRKKYILLILSFIGWIILIAITFGLAGLWIGSYWGTTEAQFYRELKLIKAK
- a CDS encoding polyprenyl synthetase family protein codes for the protein MLFNEYLQNGKKLVEKGIDDYLSELTYPPVIAQGMKYAVLNGGKRLRPILLFMTLDILGSDMEKGLATASAIEMIHSYSLVHDDLPALDNDDYRRGKLTTHKKFGEAQGILIGDALLTHSFYILTQKNNHLPASSIVEIVKLTSDYAGINGMIGGQMVDIESEGKKIDIETLKYMHSHKTGKLLKLPVECACIIASATNKEKETLTKYADLIGLAFQIKDDILDIEGDFESIGKPVGSDLEHDKSTYPSIIGLENSKKLLHETVEEAKNIIIKEFGIEKSSMLIQLAEYIENRNK
- the xseB gene encoding exodeoxyribonuclease VII small subunit, whose product is MRGKDNFENNLKSVDEIIEQLESGELSLDDSIKAYEKAMKLLKNSSDILNQAEGKVLKVIESNSGDIELEEV